The following coding sequences lie in one Mycobacterium gordonae genomic window:
- a CDS encoding L,D-transpeptidase, producing MPLANSLAVSSNMPSGRRRRSLLSELVLIGVLGATVTACSALHSLRDPPTGPARVTITPSPDAHDVQPATPVQVKADTGTLVKVEMVNDAGKPVDGVMTPDSTVWKPTGPLGYAHTYSLTVSSRGTNNVESSQVSSFSTVRPSNQTKVSFTMTSEAALREGGTYGIGTVLVAHFDEQITDRAAAERQLVVNTNPAVPGSWFWVDSQNAHWRPEHYYAPGTTVTADAKIYGIALGGGMFGQEDSRVSFRIGDAHVSIADDTTKQVSVFDHGKLVRTMPTSMGMGGTETVGGRTLSFWTPPGVYTVLDRGNPIVMDSSTFGLPKNSRLGYRETINYATRISIDGIYLHQLDSTVWAQGHTDTSHGCLNLNGENAKWFYDFSVPGDVVEVHNTGGLRLKIEQNGDWTLSWDEWRKGSALPRSS from the coding sequence ATGCCGTTGGCTAACTCACTCGCGGTGAGTTCCAACATGCCTTCCGGCCGGCGCCGCCGCTCTTTACTGTCCGAGCTTGTCTTGATCGGCGTGCTCGGCGCCACGGTGACGGCATGCTCAGCGCTCCATTCCCTGCGCGACCCGCCGACGGGTCCGGCGCGGGTGACGATCACGCCGAGTCCGGACGCGCATGACGTCCAACCGGCGACACCGGTGCAAGTGAAAGCCGACACGGGAACGCTGGTCAAGGTGGAGATGGTCAACGACGCCGGCAAGCCGGTCGACGGCGTCATGACACCGGACAGCACCGTGTGGAAACCGACGGGTCCGCTGGGTTACGCACACACTTATTCCCTGACCGTCTCCAGTCGCGGGACCAACAACGTTGAGAGCTCACAAGTTTCGTCTTTTTCCACGGTGCGGCCGTCCAACCAGACCAAGGTTTCGTTCACCATGACGTCAGAGGCCGCGTTGCGGGAAGGCGGCACCTACGGGATCGGGACAGTCCTCGTCGCGCACTTCGACGAGCAGATCACCGATCGTGCCGCCGCCGAGCGTCAGCTGGTTGTGAACACCAATCCCGCCGTGCCGGGATCCTGGTTTTGGGTCGACTCGCAGAACGCCCACTGGCGCCCCGAGCACTACTACGCGCCAGGCACCACGGTGACGGCCGATGCCAAGATCTACGGCATTGCGTTGGGCGGTGGCATGTTCGGGCAGGAGGACAGCCGGGTGTCATTTCGCATCGGTGATGCGCACGTGTCGATCGCTGACGATACGACCAAGCAGGTGAGCGTGTTCGACCACGGGAAACTGGTTCGGACCATGCCCACCTCCATGGGTATGGGCGGCACCGAGACCGTCGGCGGGCGGACCTTGTCGTTCTGGACTCCACCGGGTGTCTACACCGTGCTCGACAGGGGCAACCCGATCGTCATGGATTCCTCGACCTTCGGGTTGCCGAAGAATTCCCGGCTCGGATACCGCGAGACGATCAATTACGCCACCAGGATCAGCATCGATGGCATCTATCTGCATCAACTTGATTCGACGGTGTGGGCCCAGGGCCATACCGACACCTCGCACGGCTGCTTGAACCTCAACGGCGAGAACGCCAAATGGTTCTACGACTTCTCCGTGCCAGGCGATGTCGTGGAGGTGCACAACACCGGTGGGCTGCGGCTGAAGATCGAGCAGAACGGCGATTGGACGCTCAGTTGGGACGAGTGGCGCAAAGGTAGCGCACTGCCGCGCTCCTCGTAG
- a CDS encoding PE domain-containing protein — protein MNASVNVLPDVVVAAAQDVAGVGAALDQAYAALAPATTSVAAAAQDEVSAAIAQFFSGHGQAFAAVGAKAASFQNLFAQALTNAGQQYAAAESAIVSRLQAATAALHLPPIFGPRPVPSSVPVDPALFAGTYYEQASVKQFFSLGLVNTKATYSLNPDGTIRVQNSGNYFFNGGPLSAITGSAVPLNATNTALDVSFSPFKLPFSLSAPTGNYIIVARAPDYSWVLVSDPTGFSGYVLTRSQFIPAQQYQQLVGELVSNGVWGPITPTNQYAS, from the coding sequence ATGAATGCATCGGTGAATGTGTTGCCTGATGTGGTGGTGGCCGCGGCACAGGATGTAGCGGGTGTCGGCGCGGCGCTCGACCAGGCGTACGCAGCGCTGGCACCGGCGACCACTTCGGTGGCGGCCGCGGCCCAAGACGAAGTGTCCGCCGCAATCGCCCAGTTCTTCTCCGGTCATGGGCAGGCCTTCGCGGCGGTCGGCGCCAAGGCCGCGTCGTTCCAGAACCTCTTCGCCCAGGCGCTGACGAACGCCGGCCAGCAATACGCGGCCGCCGAGAGCGCGATCGTCAGCCGCCTGCAGGCGGCCACCGCGGCGCTACACCTCCCGCCGATCTTCGGACCGCGGCCGGTACCCTCCTCGGTGCCGGTCGATCCCGCCCTGTTCGCCGGCACCTACTACGAACAGGCCAGCGTCAAGCAGTTCTTCTCGCTCGGTCTGGTGAACACCAAGGCCACGTACAGCCTCAACCCCGACGGCACGATCCGCGTTCAGAACTCGGGGAATTACTTCTTCAACGGCGGCCCGCTGTCGGCGATCACCGGTTCTGCGGTGCCGCTCAATGCGACCAACACCGCGCTGGACGTCAGCTTCTCGCCGTTCAAACTGCCGTTCAGCCTCAGCGCCCCGACCGGTAACTACATCATCGTCGCGCGCGCCCCCGACTACAGCTGGGTCCTGGTCAGCGATCCCACGGGGTTCAGCGGCTACGTCCTGACACGCAGCCAATTCATCCCGGCTCAGCAGTACCAGCAACTGGTAGGGGAGTTGGTCTCCAACGGCGTTTGGGGACCGATCACACCGACCAACCAGTACGCCTCCTGA
- a CDS encoding DUF2804 family protein codes for MDTEIPPTGPSGMLRTHEPPPAQLVIDGRYRFGTYNGPIARINPLDVVTVTGARGRLLRVARNARLKEWEAFQLGDDALFVLGAVYDTKSISLVQVLVVDKQAATIRRWEQRVPTSMVHVARGLDHTRSHGHVGRFSLQLTNEMDSGLVAVDASHPGRGALPPLELHGAGRCGPGEAGHLVICHPFADDRALYSHKTMMPFAGTLRTGAEVTVFDPEHSFMILDDHHGDYPSPMQYDWVTAARCGEGGRVEGFNLTNNQVRDPQRYNENAVWLGDRVHRLPAVHMERPDGPWGPWIVRDSDGSGQVDVRFTPTVRSELHAGPRRLLAEYYGPFGWYEGRIHTDDVNLSVDGMFGMGEQKLIRV; via the coding sequence GTGGACACCGAGATCCCGCCGACCGGCCCGTCCGGCATGTTGCGCACGCACGAGCCCCCACCTGCCCAGCTAGTGATCGACGGTCGCTACCGGTTCGGCACCTACAACGGCCCGATCGCGCGGATCAACCCACTCGACGTTGTCACCGTCACCGGAGCTCGCGGTCGCCTGCTGCGCGTCGCCCGCAATGCCCGGCTCAAGGAGTGGGAGGCGTTCCAGCTCGGTGACGACGCGCTCTTCGTGCTTGGGGCCGTCTACGACACGAAGTCGATCTCGCTGGTGCAAGTGCTGGTCGTCGACAAGCAGGCGGCCACGATCCGTCGGTGGGAGCAGAGGGTGCCGACCTCGATGGTGCATGTTGCTCGCGGCCTGGACCACACCCGGTCCCACGGTCACGTCGGACGCTTCTCGCTCCAGCTGACAAACGAGATGGACTCGGGCCTGGTCGCGGTAGACGCCAGCCACCCGGGGCGCGGCGCACTACCGCCGCTGGAGCTGCACGGCGCCGGGCGCTGCGGCCCCGGTGAGGCGGGACACCTGGTGATCTGCCATCCCTTCGCCGACGACCGTGCGCTCTACTCGCACAAAACGATGATGCCGTTCGCCGGCACACTCCGCACCGGCGCCGAGGTCACCGTGTTCGACCCCGAGCATTCGTTCATGATCCTCGACGACCACCACGGGGACTACCCCTCGCCGATGCAGTACGACTGGGTGACGGCAGCTCGCTGCGGCGAGGGGGGCCGGGTCGAGGGCTTCAACCTGACCAACAATCAGGTGCGCGACCCGCAGCGCTATAACGAGAACGCCGTCTGGCTCGGCGACCGAGTCCATCGCCTACCTGCCGTCCACATGGAACGTCCCGACGGGCCCTGGGGTCCCTGGATTGTGCGCGATTCCGACGGGTCGGGGCAGGTCGATGTGCGGTTCACGCCGACTGTCCGCTCCGAGCTGCACGCCGGCCCCCGCCGCTTGCTCGCCGAGTACTACGGCCCCTTCGGCTGGTATGAAGGACGCATCCACACCGACGACGTCAACCTTTCGGTCGACGGCATGTTCGGCATGGGCGAGCAGAAGCTCATCCGCGTCTGA
- a CDS encoding TetR/AcrR family transcriptional regulator — MTTRPRRTQQDRVEESSRRLAAAAVALIAEQGYGATTAQQIGLRAGYSRDMVRVRFGTKEALVDSILKTLYEDRLTAAPGGGTSGADMLLEPIRALRDFAITDPVLLRAMFVLNFEAVQADDLLRKRVTEWLNKSTTKFLAAIRIGQADGTIVADVSPDELSTELLSTLIGYAYLWIVNPASFDLGSTLAAWLTKLARTLQPS, encoded by the coding sequence ATGACGACCCGACCCCGGCGCACGCAACAGGATCGGGTCGAGGAGTCGTCGAGACGTCTTGCTGCGGCGGCAGTCGCGCTGATTGCCGAGCAAGGCTACGGAGCAACGACCGCCCAGCAAATCGGGCTTCGGGCGGGTTACAGCCGAGACATGGTCCGGGTTCGGTTCGGCACAAAGGAAGCGCTCGTCGATTCCATCTTGAAAACGCTCTACGAGGACCGGCTTACAGCCGCTCCTGGCGGTGGCACAAGTGGTGCCGACATGCTGCTTGAACCCATTCGCGCGCTTCGTGATTTCGCCATCACCGATCCGGTCCTGCTGCGAGCAATGTTCGTGTTGAATTTCGAGGCGGTTCAAGCCGACGATCTACTACGCAAACGAGTGACAGAGTGGCTCAACAAGTCCACGACAAAGTTCCTGGCCGCTATCCGGATTGGGCAGGCGGACGGAACAATCGTTGCGGACGTGTCACCTGATGAACTCAGCACGGAGTTGCTGTCCACCCTTATCGGCTATGCGTACCTATGGATCGTGAACCCTGCCTCGTTCGACCTCGGCAGCACTCTTGCAGCGTGGCTGACGAAACTCGCGCGGACCCTGCAACCTTCCTGA